From Streptomyces sp. 6-11-2, one genomic window encodes:
- the ilvC gene encoding ketol-acid reductoisomerase gives MAELFYDADADLSIIQGRKVAVIGYGSQGHAHALSLRDSGVDVRVGLHEGSKSKAKAEEQGLRVVTPAEATAEADVIMILVPDPIQAQVYEESIAPNLKDGDALFFGHGLNIRFGFIKPPAGVDVCMVAPKGPGHLVRRQYEEGRGVPCIVAVEQDASGNAFALALSYAKGIGGTRAGVIKTTFTEETETDLFGEQAVLCGGTAALVKAGFETLVEAGYQPEIAYFECLHELKLIVDLMYEGGLEKMRWSISETAEWGDYVTGPRIITDATKAEMKKVLAEIQDGSFARTWMDEYHGGLKKYNEYKKQDSEHLLETTGKELRKLMSWVNEEA, from the coding sequence GTGGCCGAGCTGTTCTACGACGCTGACGCCGACCTGTCCATCATCCAGGGCCGCAAGGTCGCGGTCATCGGCTACGGCAGCCAGGGCCACGCCCACGCCCTGTCGCTGCGCGACTCCGGTGTCGACGTCCGGGTCGGTCTGCACGAGGGCTCCAAGTCCAAGGCCAAGGCCGAGGAGCAGGGCCTGCGCGTGGTCACCCCGGCGGAGGCCACCGCCGAGGCCGACGTCATCATGATCCTGGTGCCGGACCCGATCCAGGCCCAGGTCTACGAGGAGTCCATCGCCCCGAACCTGAAGGACGGCGACGCGCTGTTCTTCGGCCACGGCCTCAACATCCGCTTCGGCTTCATCAAGCCCCCGGCCGGCGTGGACGTCTGCATGGTCGCCCCGAAGGGCCCGGGCCACCTGGTGCGCCGCCAGTACGAGGAGGGCCGCGGCGTTCCCTGCATCGTCGCCGTCGAGCAGGACGCCTCGGGCAACGCCTTCGCGCTGGCCCTGTCGTACGCCAAGGGCATCGGCGGCACCCGCGCGGGCGTCATCAAGACGACCTTCACCGAGGAGACCGAGACCGACCTGTTCGGTGAGCAGGCCGTCCTGTGCGGTGGCACCGCGGCGCTGGTGAAGGCCGGTTTCGAGACCCTGGTCGAGGCGGGCTACCAGCCGGAGATCGCCTACTTCGAGTGCCTGCACGAGCTGAAGCTGATCGTCGACCTCATGTACGAGGGCGGCCTGGAGAAGATGCGCTGGTCGATCTCCGAGACCGCCGAGTGGGGCGACTACGTCACCGGCCCGCGCATCATCACCGACGCCACCAAGGCCGAGATGAAGAAGGTCCTCGCCGAGATCCAGGACGGCTCCTTCGCGCGCACCTGGATGGACGAGTACCACGGCGGTCTGAAGAAGTACAACGAGTACAAGAAGCAGGACTCCGAGCACCTGCTGGAGACCACCGGCAAGGAGCTGCGCAAGCTGATGAGCTGGGTGAACGAGGAGGCGTGA
- the serA gene encoding phosphoglycerate dehydrogenase, with amino-acid sequence MSSKPVVLIAEELSPATVDALGPDFEIRHCNGADRAELLPAIADVDAILIRSATKVDAEAVAAANKLKVVARAGVGLDNVDVSAATKAGVMVVNAPTSNIVTAAELACGLLLATARNIPQANAALKNGEWKRSKYTGVELAEKTLGVVGLGRIGALVAQRMSAFGMKVVAYDPYVQPARAAQMGVKVLTLDELLEVSDFITVHLPKTPETLGLIGEEALHKVKPGVRIVNAARGGIVDEEALYSALKEGRVAGAGLDVYAKEPCTDSPLFEFDQVVSTPHLGASTDEAQEKAGIAVARSVRLALAGELVPDAVNVQGGVIAQDVKPGLPLAERLGRIFTALAGEVAVRLDVEVYGEITQHDVKVLELSALKGVFEDVVDETVSYVNAPLFAQERGVEVRLTTSSESADHRNVVTVRGTLADGEEVSVSGTLAGPKHLQKIVAVGEYDVDLALADHMVVLRYEDRPGVVGTVGRVIGEAGINIAGMQVARAVAGGEALAVLTVDDTVPSGVLAEVAEEIGATSARSVNLV; translated from the coding sequence GTGAGCTCGAAACCCGTCGTACTCATTGCTGAAGAGCTGTCGCCCGCGACCGTCGACGCGCTCGGCCCGGACTTCGAGATCCGGCACTGCAACGGCGCCGACCGGGCCGAACTGCTCCCCGCCATCGCCGACGTGGACGCGATCCTGATCCGCTCGGCGACCAAGGTCGACGCCGAGGCCGTCGCCGCGGCGAACAAGCTCAAGGTCGTCGCACGAGCCGGCGTCGGCCTGGACAACGTCGACGTCTCCGCCGCCACCAAGGCCGGCGTGATGGTCGTCAACGCCCCGACCTCCAACATCGTGACCGCCGCCGAGCTGGCCTGCGGTCTGCTCCTCGCCACCGCCCGCAACATCCCGCAGGCCAACGCCGCGTTGAAGAACGGCGAGTGGAAGCGCAGCAAGTACACCGGCGTGGAACTCGCCGAGAAGACCCTCGGTGTCGTCGGCCTCGGCCGCATCGGCGCCCTGGTCGCCCAGCGCATGTCGGCCTTCGGCATGAAGGTCGTCGCCTACGACCCGTACGTGCAGCCCGCGCGGGCCGCGCAGATGGGCGTCAAGGTGCTGACGCTGGACGAGCTGCTCGAGGTCTCCGACTTCATCACCGTGCACCTGCCCAAGACGCCCGAGACCCTCGGCCTGATCGGCGAGGAGGCTCTGCACAAGGTCAAGCCGGGTGTGCGCATCGTCAACGCGGCGCGCGGCGGGATCGTCGACGAGGAGGCGCTGTACTCGGCCCTCAAGGAAGGCCGCGTGGCGGGCGCCGGTCTGGACGTGTACGCCAAGGAGCCCTGCACGGACTCGCCGCTGTTCGAGTTCGACCAGGTCGTGTCCACCCCGCACCTGGGCGCCTCCACCGACGAGGCCCAGGAGAAGGCCGGCATCGCCGTCGCCAGGTCCGTCCGCCTCGCCCTCGCCGGTGAGCTCGTCCCGGACGCGGTGAACGTCCAGGGCGGCGTCATCGCCCAGGACGTCAAGCCGGGCCTGCCGCTCGCGGAGCGCCTCGGCCGTATCTTCACCGCGCTCGCGGGCGAGGTCGCGGTCCGCCTCGACGTCGAGGTGTACGGCGAGATCACCCAGCACGACGTGAAGGTGCTGGAACTCTCCGCGCTCAAGGGCGTCTTCGAGGACGTCGTCGACGAGACGGTGTCCTACGTCAACGCGCCGCTGTTCGCCCAGGAGCGGGGTGTGGAGGTGCGCCTGACCACCAGCTCGGAGTCGGCTGACCACCGCAACGTCGTCACCGTGCGCGGCACGCTCGCGGACGGCGAGGAGGTCTCCGTCTCCGGCACGCTGGCCGGCCCCAAGCACCTCCAGAAGATCGTCGCGGTCGGTGAGTACGACGTCGACCTCGCGCTCGCCGACCACATGGTCGTCCTGCGCTACGAGGACCGCCCCGGCGTCGTCGGCACCGTCGGCCGCGTCATCGGCGAGGCCGGCATCAACATCGCCGGTATGCAGGTCGCCCGCGCGGTCGCGGGCGGGGAGGCGCTGGCGGTGCTGACGGTCGACGACACGGTGCCCTCCGGGGTGCTTGCGGAGGTTGCCGAGGAGATCGGGGCCACGTCCGCCCGCTCGGTCAACCTGGTCTGA
- a CDS encoding 2-hydroxyacid dehydrogenase, producing MTADVWLPIPPDEIAGLPQGPTYRFWDGAEEFPADPADCAFYVVPYMKPGGVGLRPMPRMSSVRVVQTLSAGTDHVEPGLRHLPPGVRLCNARGVHEASTSELALTLILASLRGIPDFVRAQDRGEWGGGFRPALADKNVLIVGYGSIGAAIEDRLVPFEVARVARVARSARTTERGPVHPLTDLHSLLPQADVVVLSTPLTEATHGLVNADFLARMKDGALLVNVARGGVVDTKALLAELDSGRLTAALDVTDPEPLPPGHPLWHAPGVLISPHVGGPTSAFMPRAKRLLTDQLRRFVNQEPLANVVLTTGTASA from the coding sequence ATGACTGCTGACGTATGGCTGCCCATTCCGCCGGACGAGATCGCGGGGCTTCCGCAGGGTCCCACCTACCGCTTCTGGGACGGAGCCGAGGAGTTCCCCGCGGACCCCGCCGACTGCGCCTTCTACGTCGTGCCGTACATGAAGCCCGGCGGTGTCGGTCTGCGCCCGATGCCCCGGATGAGCTCCGTACGGGTCGTGCAGACGCTGTCCGCCGGCACCGACCACGTGGAGCCGGGCCTGCGGCACCTGCCGCCAGGCGTACGGCTGTGCAACGCGCGCGGGGTGCACGAGGCGAGTACCAGCGAGCTCGCCCTGACGCTCATCCTGGCCTCGCTGCGCGGCATCCCCGACTTCGTCCGGGCCCAGGACCGGGGCGAGTGGGGCGGAGGCTTCCGTCCCGCCCTCGCCGACAAGAACGTCCTCATCGTCGGCTACGGCTCGATCGGGGCCGCCATCGAGGACCGGCTCGTTCCCTTCGAGGTCGCGCGGGTGGCGCGCGTGGCGCGCTCCGCACGCACCACGGAGCGCGGCCCGGTGCATCCGCTCACCGATCTTCACTCCCTGCTTCCGCAGGCCGATGTCGTCGTCCTGTCCACGCCCTTGACGGAGGCCACGCACGGACTGGTGAACGCGGACTTCCTGGCACGGATGAAGGACGGCGCACTGCTGGTGAACGTCGCGCGCGGCGGCGTGGTCGACACCAAGGCGCTGCTCGCCGAGCTGGACAGCGGCCGCCTCACCGCCGCCCTCGACGTCACCGACCCCGAGCCGCTGCCCCCGGGCCACCCCCTGTGGCACGCGCCGGGCGTGCTGATCAGCCCGCATGTCGGCGGCCCCACATCCGCCTTCATGCCGCGCGCCAAGCGGCTTCTGACGGATCAGTTGCGCCGTTTCGTGAACCAGGAGCCGCTCGCCAACGTGGTCCTCACGACGGGCACGGCAAGCGCCTAG
- the ilvN gene encoding acetolactate synthase small subunit, producing MTKHTLSVLVENTPGILARIAALFSRRGFNIDSLAVGVTEHPDISRITIVVSVEDFPLEQVTKQLNKLVNVLKIVELEPSQAVQRELVLVKVRADNETRSQVVEIVQLFRAKTVDVSPEAVTIEATGSSDKLSAMLRMLEPFGIKELVQSGTIAIGRGARSITDRSLRALDRSA from the coding sequence ATGACCAAGCACACCCTCTCGGTCCTCGTCGAGAACACGCCCGGCATCCTCGCCCGGATCGCCGCCCTGTTCTCCCGCCGCGGCTTCAACATCGACTCCCTCGCGGTCGGCGTCACCGAGCACCCCGACATCTCCCGCATCACCATCGTGGTCAGCGTCGAGGACTTCCCGCTGGAGCAGGTGACCAAGCAGCTCAACAAGCTGGTCAACGTGCTGAAGATCGTCGAGCTGGAGCCGTCGCAGGCCGTGCAGCGCGAACTCGTCCTCGTGAAGGTGCGCGCCGACAACGAGACGCGCTCCCAGGTCGTCGAGATCGTCCAGCTGTTCCGCGCCAAGACCGTCGACGTCTCCCCGGAGGCGGTGACCATCGAGGCCACCGGTTCCAGCGACAAGCTCTCGGCCATGCTCAGGATGCTGGAGCCGTTCGGCATCAAGGAGCTGGTCCAGTCCGGAACGATCGCGATCGGGCGCGGTGCCCGCTCGATCACCGACCGGTCGCTGCGCGCCCTGGACCGTTCCGCATGA
- a CDS encoding bifunctional diguanylate cyclase/phosphodiesterase, which yields MTVFDSALRTPSAPEALLPRPSAADGRSRLAPQLLLALLCAGYAIGAAFGWGSSEVALFMGDFGLSAAAGTAAVSCALYARGRHVRFRTAWLLFALSSAMAALGNSVWGWYEVVLGTSVPSPSYADLFFVCFAPPAIVGLLVLAKRPVNRAGWVCLAMDSWLIGGSLLTLSWSLALAQAARFDGPSVAQTALSLAYPLLDIALVSMVLALHFRCSPINRTAVNTAIGALALTVLCDALFTSPLLHNSYRSGQLLDAGWFAGSLLLAYAPWAAPRPGQPAAEQSDTHPYRAAPYQAEGHQLDGREPDPRSADGHARVADAYGHIPEDHGRVLDDHLPGRQPAVRPAHGGPPAQGADHDRYPSGRPLAGSLAALTPYLAAAVCTLGVLYNALNGHSVDRVVLITAGAVVLVLVVRQGIVLRDNIALTQELAQKENHFRSLVQGSSDVIMIAAPNGILRYVSPAAAGVYGRPAEELVGTELAGLIHPEDLGCVVHEVRRFLVASPRQEPTTRIECRFRSGDGGWLNVESTINRHHGGLIFNSRDVTERVRLQAQLQHNAEHDPLTDLPNRALFTKRVQQALSGRRSTDHGTAVLFIDLDGFKAVNDTIGHQAGDELLVQAARRLQEAVRHGDTASRLGGDEFAALIVGDGTRDRTARERHILELADRLRVTLSQPYLIDGDEVRVAASIGVAFAEQGLGAGELLRNADLAMYRAKAAGKGRVELYKPQMQQDVVRRAELATRLRNALHEGEFTLLHQPVVRLDDGRITSVAAQARWRSSQGVHFTPAEFLRVAEDGDRTSELGRWLLEEAVAQAAERATAGPNVSVAVRMGARRLVDRSLPPGSVEALLTRHGLPTGALVIELSDTDPRVPLDELERRLAALRRLGVRIALDGFGGGHGTVTALRRLPVDVLKLDRSLVEGVVESARLHKITSGLLRIAADLGLRSVADGVDLPEQVVALRAMGCTHGQGMAFSGPLDEYRLRRALTSGRYPVPHGPAEPVFAGGSAGAYTAAVPVVFGGGTAVRSHNETPVPPT from the coding sequence ATGACCGTGTTCGACAGCGCTCTGCGGACGCCGTCCGCGCCGGAGGCGCTGCTGCCCCGGCCGTCGGCCGCCGACGGCCGTTCGAGACTGGCGCCGCAGCTCCTGCTGGCCCTGTTGTGCGCGGGGTACGCCATCGGTGCCGCGTTCGGCTGGGGTTCCAGCGAGGTCGCGCTGTTCATGGGCGACTTCGGGCTGAGCGCCGCGGCCGGCACCGCCGCCGTCTCGTGCGCGCTGTACGCGCGCGGCCGGCACGTCCGCTTTCGAACCGCCTGGCTGCTGTTCGCCCTCTCCTCCGCGATGGCGGCCCTGGGCAACTCGGTCTGGGGGTGGTACGAAGTCGTCCTCGGCACGTCCGTGCCCAGTCCCAGTTACGCCGACCTGTTCTTCGTGTGCTTCGCGCCACCGGCGATCGTCGGTCTGCTCGTGCTCGCCAAGCGGCCGGTGAACAGGGCCGGGTGGGTGTGTCTGGCAATGGACTCGTGGCTGATCGGCGGCTCGCTGCTCACGTTGTCCTGGAGCCTCGCACTCGCCCAGGCGGCCAGGTTCGACGGGCCGAGCGTCGCGCAGACCGCGCTCTCGCTGGCGTACCCGCTGCTGGACATCGCCCTGGTCTCCATGGTGCTCGCGCTGCACTTCCGGTGCTCCCCGATCAACCGCACCGCAGTGAACACGGCGATCGGGGCACTCGCCCTGACCGTGCTGTGCGACGCCCTGTTCACCTCGCCGCTGCTGCACAACAGCTACCGCTCGGGGCAACTGCTCGACGCCGGCTGGTTCGCCGGTTCCCTGCTCCTGGCGTACGCCCCGTGGGCGGCGCCCCGCCCGGGGCAGCCGGCCGCCGAGCAGTCCGACACGCACCCGTACCGGGCGGCGCCGTATCAGGCGGAGGGACACCAGTTGGACGGGCGTGAGCCGGACCCGCGCTCCGCCGACGGGCACGCGCGCGTGGCCGACGCCTACGGGCACATCCCCGAAGACCACGGCCGTGTGCTGGACGACCACCTGCCCGGGCGGCAACCCGCCGTGCGCCCCGCGCACGGCGGGCCGCCCGCGCAGGGCGCGGACCACGACCGGTACCCGTCCGGCCGGCCCCTCGCCGGCTCCCTCGCCGCCCTCACTCCGTACCTCGCCGCCGCCGTGTGCACGCTGGGGGTCCTGTACAACGCGCTCAACGGCCACAGCGTCGACCGCGTGGTGCTGATCACCGCCGGCGCCGTCGTGCTGGTGCTCGTCGTGCGCCAGGGCATCGTGCTGCGCGACAACATCGCGCTCACCCAGGAGCTGGCCCAGAAGGAGAACCACTTCCGCTCCCTGGTGCAGGGCTCCAGCGACGTCATCATGATCGCCGCGCCCAACGGGATCCTGCGGTACGTCTCCCCGGCCGCCGCCGGTGTGTACGGGCGGCCGGCGGAGGAACTGGTCGGGACCGAACTGGCCGGGCTCATCCACCCGGAGGACCTGGGCTGCGTGGTGCACGAGGTGCGCCGCTTCCTGGTCGCCAGCCCGCGCCAGGAGCCCACTACGCGCATCGAGTGCCGCTTCCGCTCCGGCGACGGCGGCTGGCTCAACGTGGAGTCGACCATCAACCGCCACCACGGCGGCCTCATCTTCAACAGCAGGGACGTGACCGAGAGAGTGCGCCTGCAGGCGCAGCTGCAGCACAACGCCGAGCACGACCCGCTCACCGACCTGCCCAACCGGGCACTGTTCACCAAGCGCGTTCAGCAGGCCCTGTCCGGCCGCCGCTCGACCGACCACGGCACGGCCGTGCTCTTCATCGACCTCGACGGCTTCAAGGCCGTCAACGACACGATCGGGCACCAGGCCGGGGACGAGCTCCTCGTCCAGGCCGCCCGCAGACTCCAGGAGGCGGTACGGCACGGCGACACCGCGTCCAGACTCGGCGGCGACGAGTTCGCGGCCCTGATCGTCGGGGACGGCACCCGCGACCGCACCGCCCGTGAACGGCACATCCTGGAGCTCGCCGACCGCCTCAGGGTGACGCTGTCGCAGCCGTACCTCATCGACGGCGACGAGGTGCGCGTGGCCGCCTCCATCGGTGTGGCCTTCGCCGAACAGGGACTCGGCGCGGGGGAGTTGCTGCGCAACGCCGACCTCGCCATGTACCGCGCCAAGGCGGCGGGCAAGGGCCGGGTCGAGCTGTACAAGCCGCAGATGCAGCAGGACGTCGTCCGCAGGGCGGAGCTGGCCACCCGGCTCAGAAACGCTCTGCACGAGGGCGAGTTCACCCTGCTGCACCAGCCGGTGGTCCGCCTGGACGACGGCCGGATCACCTCGGTCGCGGCCCAGGCGCGCTGGCGGTCCTCGCAGGGCGTGCACTTCACGCCCGCCGAGTTCCTGCGGGTGGCCGAGGACGGCGACAGGACGTCCGAACTGGGCCGCTGGCTGCTGGAGGAGGCCGTCGCGCAGGCCGCCGAGCGCGCCACGGCCGGCCCGAACGTGTCCGTGGCGGTCCGGATGGGCGCCCGCCGTCTGGTGGACCGCTCGCTGCCGCCCGGCTCCGTGGAGGCCCTGCTGACCCGGCACGGGCTGCCGACCGGTGCCCTGGTGATCGAGCTGTCCGACACCGACCCGCGGGTGCCGCTGGACGAGCTGGAGCGGCGTCTGGCCGCGCTGCGGCGGCTCGGCGTGCGCATCGCACTGGACGGCTTCGGCGGCGGCCACGGGACCGTCACGGCCCTCCGAAGGCTCCCCGTCGACGTGCTGAAACTCGACCGCAGCCTGGTCGAGGGCGTCGTCGAGTCCGCCCGGCTGCACAAGATCACCAGTGGTCTGCTCCGGATCGCCGCCGATCTCGGGCTCCGGTCCGTGGCCGACGGCGTGGACCTGCCGGAGCAGGTCGTGGCCCTGCGCGCGATGGGCTGCACCCACGGGCAGGGCATGGCGTTCTCCGGCCCGCTGGACGAGTACCGGCTGCGCCGGGCGCTCACCTCCGGCCGCTACCCGGTGCCGCACGGTCCGGCCGAACCGGTGTTCGCCGGGGGAAGCGCCGGGGCCTACACCGCGGCGGTGCCCGTCGTCTTCGGAGGCGGGACGGCCGTCCGCTCACATAATGAGACTCCTGTCCCACCCACTTGA
- a CDS encoding aldo/keto reductase, producing the protein MERRTIGPAALAVGAVGLGCMPMSWAYSASRQRGTESLRAVHRALDLGSALLDTADMYGPFTNELLLGRVLKERRSDAFVSTKVGLLVGEQHIVANGRPGYVRRACDASLRRLQTDVIDLYQLHRADPEVPVEETWGAMAELVRAGKVRALGLCAVGARGRRRSGARLHDGTIRQLERVQQVFPVSAVEAELSVWSPEALESLLPWCADRGIGFIAAMPLGNGFLTGTLTPGQGFEPDDLRARHPRFTAEMMAANQPIVAGLRRTAARHGENVTPAQVALAWVLAQGRHVIPVPGTKQERWVTENAGAAELRLTAEDLTELSRLPAAQGSWD; encoded by the coding sequence GTGGAGCGCAGGACGATCGGCCCGGCGGCACTCGCGGTGGGGGCCGTAGGACTGGGGTGCATGCCGATGAGCTGGGCGTACAGCGCGTCGCGGCAGCGGGGAACGGAGTCGCTGAGGGCCGTGCACCGGGCGCTCGACCTGGGCTCGGCGCTCCTGGACACGGCCGACATGTACGGCCCGTTCACCAACGAGCTGCTGCTGGGGCGGGTGCTGAAGGAACGGCGGTCCGACGCCTTCGTCTCGACGAAGGTCGGTCTGCTGGTGGGCGAGCAGCACATCGTGGCCAACGGGCGTCCCGGCTATGTGCGGCGGGCGTGCGACGCCTCACTCAGGCGCCTCCAGACGGACGTGATCGACCTCTACCAGCTGCACCGCGCCGATCCGGAGGTCCCGGTCGAGGAGACCTGGGGGGCGATGGCGGAGCTCGTGCGGGCCGGGAAGGTGCGGGCGCTCGGCCTGTGCGCGGTGGGCGCGCGCGGCCGGCGCCGGTCCGGTGCGCGGCTGCACGACGGAACGATCCGCCAACTGGAGCGGGTGCAGCAGGTCTTCCCGGTCAGCGCGGTGGAGGCGGAGCTGTCGGTGTGGTCGCCGGAGGCGCTGGAGTCGTTGCTGCCGTGGTGCGCGGACCGCGGGATCGGCTTCATTGCGGCGATGCCGCTGGGCAACGGCTTCCTGACCGGCACCCTCACCCCCGGCCAGGGGTTCGAGCCGGACGACCTACGGGCCCGGCACCCCCGTTTCACCGCCGAGATGATGGCCGCGAACCAGCCGATCGTGGCCGGCCTGCGGCGGACGGCCGCCCGGCACGGCGAGAACGTCACACCCGCCCAGGTGGCACTGGCCTGGGTACTGGCCCAGGGCCGCCACGTGATCCCGGTACCCGGCACCAAGCAGGAGCGGTGGGTGACGGAGAACGCGGGTGCGGCGGAGCTGCGCCTGACGGCCGAGGACCTGACGGAACTGAGCCGCCTGCCCGCGGCCCAGGGCTCGTGGGACTGA
- a CDS encoding acetolactate synthase large subunit: MTEQATGAPHPQPRPRSGGHPSAPEHVTGAKSLIRSLEEVGVDTVFGIPGGTILPAYDPMMDSSRVRHVLVRHEQGAGHAATGYAQATGKVGVCMATSGPGATNLVTPIADANMDSVPLVAITGQVVSKAIGTDAFQEADIVGITMPITKHSFLVTKAEDIPKTIAEAFHIASTGRPGPVLVDIPKDVLQTQTTFSWPPVMDLPGYRPVTKPHAKQIREAAKLITAARRPVLYVGGGVIKAGATAELKVLAELTGAPVTTTLMALGAFPDSHPLHVGMPGMHGAVTAVTALQKADLIVALGARFDDRVTGKLDSFAPYAKIVHADIDPAEIGKNRAADVPIVGDAREVLADLIQAVQKEHSEGHRGDYTAWWNDLARWRETYPLGYEQPADGSLSPQQVIERIGQLAPEGTIFAAGVGQHQMWAAHFVQYEKPATWLNSGGAGTMGYAVPAAMGAKAGQPQKTVWAIDGDGCFQMTNQELTTCALNNIPIKVAVINNGALGMVRQWQTLFYNQRYSNTVLHSGPDDVNPEARGTRVPDFVKLSEAMGCHAIRCESPEDLDKVIEEANSINDRPVVVDFIVHEDAMVWPMVAAGTSNDEIMAARDVRPDFGDNEDD, translated from the coding sequence ATGACCGAGCAGGCCACCGGGGCCCCTCATCCGCAGCCGCGGCCCCGATCCGGAGGACACCCGTCCGCGCCCGAGCACGTCACGGGTGCGAAGTCCCTCATCCGCTCGCTTGAGGAGGTCGGGGTCGACACCGTATTCGGCATTCCCGGCGGCACGATCCTTCCCGCGTACGACCCGATGATGGACTCCAGCCGGGTGCGCCACGTGCTCGTCCGTCACGAACAGGGCGCGGGCCACGCGGCCACCGGTTACGCACAGGCGACCGGAAAGGTCGGCGTCTGCATGGCCACTTCGGGCCCCGGTGCCACCAACCTGGTGACGCCGATCGCCGACGCGAACATGGACTCGGTGCCGCTGGTCGCGATCACCGGCCAGGTCGTCTCCAAGGCGATCGGCACGGACGCCTTCCAGGAGGCGGACATCGTCGGCATCACGATGCCGATCACCAAGCACAGCTTCCTGGTCACCAAGGCCGAGGACATCCCGAAGACGATCGCGGAGGCGTTCCACATCGCCTCGACCGGTCGCCCCGGTCCGGTCCTCGTCGACATTCCGAAGGACGTGCTGCAGACGCAGACGACCTTCTCCTGGCCGCCGGTCATGGACCTGCCCGGCTACCGCCCGGTCACCAAGCCGCACGCCAAGCAGATCCGCGAGGCGGCCAAGCTCATCACCGCCGCGCGGCGGCCCGTGCTGTACGTCGGCGGCGGCGTCATCAAGGCCGGCGCCACCGCCGAGCTGAAGGTCCTCGCGGAACTCACCGGAGCGCCCGTCACCACCACCCTGATGGCGCTCGGCGCATTCCCCGACAGCCACCCGCTGCACGTGGGGATGCCGGGCATGCACGGTGCGGTCACCGCCGTCACCGCGCTGCAGAAGGCCGACCTGATCGTCGCCCTCGGAGCCCGCTTCGACGACCGCGTCACCGGCAAGCTGGACAGCTTCGCCCCGTACGCCAAGATCGTCCACGCCGATATCGACCCGGCCGAGATCGGCAAGAACCGCGCCGCCGACGTGCCCATCGTCGGCGACGCCCGCGAGGTCCTGGCCGACCTGATCCAGGCCGTCCAGAAGGAGCACAGCGAGGGCCACCGCGGGGACTACACCGCCTGGTGGAACGACCTCGCCCGCTGGCGCGAGACCTACCCGCTGGGCTACGAGCAGCCCGCGGACGGCTCGCTCTCCCCGCAGCAGGTCATCGAGCGCATCGGGCAGCTCGCCCCCGAGGGCACGATCTTCGCCGCGGGCGTCGGCCAGCACCAGATGTGGGCCGCGCACTTCGTCCAGTACGAGAAGCCCGCCACCTGGCTGAACTCCGGCGGCGCCGGAACCATGGGTTACGCCGTCCCGGCCGCGATGGGCGCCAAGGCCGGTCAGCCGCAGAAGACCGTCTGGGCGATCGACGGCGACGGCTGTTTCCAGATGACCAACCAGGAACTCACCACCTGCGCGCTGAACAACATCCCGATCAAGGTCGCCGTCATCAACAACGGCGCCCTCGGGATGGTCCGCCAGTGGCAGACCCTGTTCTACAACCAGCGGTACTCCAACACGGTGCTGCACTCCGGCCCCGACGACGTCAACCCGGAGGCCAGGGGCACCCGCGTCCCCGACTTCGTGAAGCTGTCGGAGGCCATGGGCTGCCACGCGATCCGCTGCGAGTCCCCGGAGGACCTCGACAAGGTCATCGAGGAGGCGAACTCCATCAACGACCGCCCGGTCGTCGTCGACTTCATCGTCCACGAGGACGCGATGGTCTGGCCGATGGTCGCGGCCGGCACCTCCAACGACGAGATCATGGCCGCCCGCGACGTCCGCCCCGACTTCGGCGACAACGAAGACGACTGA